The proteins below are encoded in one region of Rhododendron vialii isolate Sample 1 chromosome 7a, ASM3025357v1:
- the LOC131332191 gene encoding NADH dehydrogenase [ubiquinone] 1 alpha subcomplex subunit 2: MAWRSNLSRNLKELRILFCQTSPASSSTRAFVENNYKDLKTLNPKLPILIRECTGTEPQLWARYDMGVERGIRLEGMTEAQILKSLEDLVKVGAALKS; the protein is encoded by the exons ATGGCATGGAGGAGTAATCTATCTCGTAATCTCAAGGAGCTTCGAATCCTCTTTTGCCAAACCTCGCCTGCCAGCTCATCTaccag AGCATTTGTGGAGAATAATTACAAGGATCTGAAGACGTTAAACCCCAAATTGCCAATACTCATCCGTGAATGCACTGGAACTGAGCCTCAGCTGTGGGCCAGATATG ATATGGGTGTTGAGAGGGGGATTCGTTTGGAAGGCATGACAGAGGCACAGATCTTGAAATCACTGGAGGACCTTGTTAAAGTTGGTGCAGCTCTTAAATCttga
- the LOC131332193 gene encoding uncharacterized protein LOC131332193 isoform X1, producing the protein MQLKFGAEDDVNAPNIPASSGHKNFYTDQAMHVALLGNRQNAHRSDIARYPLDLTECMIGREIDNRRIREEILNLEVFRQRKLEEEVIRETLIEREMISMPRVGSLVDSLLRRDVPGAPLLSRGDGFRTGIGFGTELEGGIEGRLSLAGPMDDGGFRGFHLQGQPRSVTVSRGVIKPTIDLGEEQVVSMVNVGAKDDGNCLNSLASSGNKTFYTDQPMHVALPGIRQNAHRSDIMRYRSDLTGFLIGREIKNRTTREEMEKLEVFRQRKLEEEVIREMRMRREISMPQVGLGLSLVDSLLQPDVPGVPLLRRKDGLGTGKGLGTGIGFGTELEHGIDGRLLLAGSMDNGGFGDFPLQGQPRSAVHNDVALKPIINLRKEQVVPMVNPSHSSVAGTKRRFEEPIPQVVEDDAPLVNLRKKARKELKCPLCQVTVSCEQTMETHLNGKKHKAKERMLQGASKDSQDCEDVDVGVVELTEILDKTDARAQDVKERPKEFNADSKSLVDESKNSQDCGDDVDFGVLEHTEILEETSASTHDVKERPKESNADSQFYCRMCNFGTMSEELMEDHRMGEKHWNLLQQNGGCVITIKTMPDNMQYAREIKDTASRVIFE; encoded by the exons atgcagCTCAAGTTCGGAGCCGAGGACGATGTGAACGCCCCCAACATTCCGGCCTCTTCAGGCCACAAAAACTTCTACACTGACCAAGCAATGCACG TTGCTCTGCTCGGTAATCGACAAAACGCCCATCGGAGTGACATTGCGAGGTACCCACTTGATTTAACGGAGTGTATGATTGGGAGGGAAATAGATAACAGGAGGATAAGGGAAGAGATTTTGAACCTAGAGGTGTTTCGCCAGCGAAAGCTCGAGGAGGAGGTGATCAGGGAAACGTTGATAGAAAGGGAGATGATTTCGATGCCGCGGGTGGGGTCTTTGGTGGATTCTCTGCTGCGGCGGGATGTGCCGGGAGCTCCATTGCTTAGTAGAGGAGATGGGTTTAGGACTGGGATAGGATTTGGGACCGAATTGGAGGGTGGGATTGAAGGGAGGTTGTCGTTGGCGGGTCCGATGGACGACGGGGGTTTCAGAGGTTTTCATCTTCAGGGGCAACCGAGATCGGTTACGGTAAGTCGTGGTGTTATTAAACCCACCATTGACTTAGGAGAGGAACAGGTAGTCTCAATG GTCAATGTTGGAGCCAAGGACGATGGAAACTGCCTCAACAGTCTGGCCTCTTCAGGCAACAAAACCTTCTACACCGATCAACCAATGCACG TTGCTCTGCCGGGTATTCGTCAAAACGCCCATCGAAGTGACATAATGAGGTACCGGtctgatttgactgggtttctGATTGGGAGGGAAATAAAAAACAGGACGACAAGGGAAGAGATGGAGAAATTAGAGGTTTTCCGCCAACGAAAGCTTGAGGAGGAGGTGATTAGGGAAATGAGGATGAGAAGGGAGATTTCTATGCCGCAGGTGGGATTAGGGTTGTCTTTGGTGGATTCTCTGCTGCAGCCAGATGTACCGGGAGTTCCATTGCTTAGAAGAAAAGATGGGTTGGGGACTGGTAAAGGATTAGGGACTGGGATAGGATTTGGGACTGAATTGGAGCATGGGATTGATGGTAGGTTGTTGTTGGCGGGTTCAATGGACAATGGGGGTTTCGGAGATTTTCCTCTACAGGGGCAGCCGAGATCGGCAGTTCATAATGATGTTGCACTTAAACCCATCATCAACTTAAGAAAGGAACAGGTAGTCCCAATG GTTAACCCTTCCCACTCAAGTGTTGCTGGGACAAAGAGGAGATTTGAAGAACCAATACCTCAAGTTGTAGAGGATGATGCTCCTTTGGTTAATTTGAGGAAGAAGGCACGGAAGGAGTTGAAATGTCCTCTCTGTCAGGTGACTGTCTCGTGCGAGCAGACTATGGAGACTCACTTAAACGGAAAGAAGCACAAGGCAAAGGAGAGGATGTTACAGGGAGCCAGTAAAGATTCGCAGGATTGTGAGGATGTGGATGTTGGAGTGGTGGAACTCACAGAGATATTGGACAAAACAGATGCCCGTGCTCAAGACGTGAAAGAAAGACCAAAGGAGTTCAATGCTGATTCCAAGTCATTGGTTGATGAAAGTAAAAATTCACAGGATTGTGGGGATGATGTGGATTTTGGAGTGCTGGAACACACAGAGATATTGGAGGAAACAAGTGCCAGCACTCATGACGTGAAAGAAAGACCAAAGGAGTCGAATGCTGATTCCCAATTCTACTGCAGAATGTGCAATTTTGGGACTATGAGCGAAGAACTCATGGAAGACCACCGGATGGGAGAGAAGCACTGGAATTTGTTGCAGCAAAATGGTGGTTGTGTCATTACCATAAAAACCATGCCTGATAACATGCAGTATGCCAGGGAAATCAAGGATACAGCATCCAGAGTAATATTCGAGTGA
- the LOC131332193 gene encoding uncharacterized protein LOC131332193 isoform X2 — protein sequence MQLKFGAEDDVNAPNIPASSGHKNFYTDQAMHVALLGNRQNAHRSDIARYPLDLTECMIGREIDNRRIREEILNLEVFRQRKLEEEVIRETLIEREMISMPRVGSLVDSLLRRDVPGAPLLSRGDGFRTGIGFGTELEGGIEGRLSLAGPMDDGGFRGFHLQGQPRSVTVSRGVIKPTIDLGEEQVNVGAKDDGNCLNSLASSGNKTFYTDQPMHVALPGIRQNAHRSDIMRYRSDLTGFLIGREIKNRTTREEMEKLEVFRQRKLEEEVIREMRMRREISMPQVGLGLSLVDSLLQPDVPGVPLLRRKDGLGTGKGLGTGIGFGTELEHGIDGRLLLAGSMDNGGFGDFPLQGQPRSAVHNDVALKPIINLRKEQVVPMVNPSHSSVAGTKRRFEEPIPQVVEDDAPLVNLRKKARKELKCPLCQVTVSCEQTMETHLNGKKHKAKERMLQGASKDSQDCEDVDVGVVELTEILDKTDARAQDVKERPKEFNADSKSLVDESKNSQDCGDDVDFGVLEHTEILEETSASTHDVKERPKESNADSQFYCRMCNFGTMSEELMEDHRMGEKHWNLLQQNGGCVITIKTMPDNMQYAREIKDTASRVIFE from the exons atgcagCTCAAGTTCGGAGCCGAGGACGATGTGAACGCCCCCAACATTCCGGCCTCTTCAGGCCACAAAAACTTCTACACTGACCAAGCAATGCACG TTGCTCTGCTCGGTAATCGACAAAACGCCCATCGGAGTGACATTGCGAGGTACCCACTTGATTTAACGGAGTGTATGATTGGGAGGGAAATAGATAACAGGAGGATAAGGGAAGAGATTTTGAACCTAGAGGTGTTTCGCCAGCGAAAGCTCGAGGAGGAGGTGATCAGGGAAACGTTGATAGAAAGGGAGATGATTTCGATGCCGCGGGTGGGGTCTTTGGTGGATTCTCTGCTGCGGCGGGATGTGCCGGGAGCTCCATTGCTTAGTAGAGGAGATGGGTTTAGGACTGGGATAGGATTTGGGACCGAATTGGAGGGTGGGATTGAAGGGAGGTTGTCGTTGGCGGGTCCGATGGACGACGGGGGTTTCAGAGGTTTTCATCTTCAGGGGCAACCGAGATCGGTTACGGTAAGTCGTGGTGTTATTAAACCCACCATTGACTTAGGAGAGGAACAG GTCAATGTTGGAGCCAAGGACGATGGAAACTGCCTCAACAGTCTGGCCTCTTCAGGCAACAAAACCTTCTACACCGATCAACCAATGCACG TTGCTCTGCCGGGTATTCGTCAAAACGCCCATCGAAGTGACATAATGAGGTACCGGtctgatttgactgggtttctGATTGGGAGGGAAATAAAAAACAGGACGACAAGGGAAGAGATGGAGAAATTAGAGGTTTTCCGCCAACGAAAGCTTGAGGAGGAGGTGATTAGGGAAATGAGGATGAGAAGGGAGATTTCTATGCCGCAGGTGGGATTAGGGTTGTCTTTGGTGGATTCTCTGCTGCAGCCAGATGTACCGGGAGTTCCATTGCTTAGAAGAAAAGATGGGTTGGGGACTGGTAAAGGATTAGGGACTGGGATAGGATTTGGGACTGAATTGGAGCATGGGATTGATGGTAGGTTGTTGTTGGCGGGTTCAATGGACAATGGGGGTTTCGGAGATTTTCCTCTACAGGGGCAGCCGAGATCGGCAGTTCATAATGATGTTGCACTTAAACCCATCATCAACTTAAGAAAGGAACAGGTAGTCCCAATG GTTAACCCTTCCCACTCAAGTGTTGCTGGGACAAAGAGGAGATTTGAAGAACCAATACCTCAAGTTGTAGAGGATGATGCTCCTTTGGTTAATTTGAGGAAGAAGGCACGGAAGGAGTTGAAATGTCCTCTCTGTCAGGTGACTGTCTCGTGCGAGCAGACTATGGAGACTCACTTAAACGGAAAGAAGCACAAGGCAAAGGAGAGGATGTTACAGGGAGCCAGTAAAGATTCGCAGGATTGTGAGGATGTGGATGTTGGAGTGGTGGAACTCACAGAGATATTGGACAAAACAGATGCCCGTGCTCAAGACGTGAAAGAAAGACCAAAGGAGTTCAATGCTGATTCCAAGTCATTGGTTGATGAAAGTAAAAATTCACAGGATTGTGGGGATGATGTGGATTTTGGAGTGCTGGAACACACAGAGATATTGGAGGAAACAAGTGCCAGCACTCATGACGTGAAAGAAAGACCAAAGGAGTCGAATGCTGATTCCCAATTCTACTGCAGAATGTGCAATTTTGGGACTATGAGCGAAGAACTCATGGAAGACCACCGGATGGGAGAGAAGCACTGGAATTTGTTGCAGCAAAATGGTGGTTGTGTCATTACCATAAAAACCATGCCTGATAACATGCAGTATGCCAGGGAAATCAAGGATACAGCATCCAGAGTAATATTCGAGTGA
- the LOC131332193 gene encoding uncharacterized protein LOC131332193 isoform X3, whose translation MQLKFGAEDDVNAPNIPASSGHKNFYTDQAMHVALLGNRQNAHRSDIARYPLDLTECMIGREIDNRRIREEILNLEVFRQRKLEEEVIRETLIEREMISMPRVGSLVDSLLRRDVPGAPLLSRGDGFRTGIGFGTELEGGIEGRLSLAGPMDDGGFRGFHLQGQPRSVTVSRGVIKPTIDLGEEQVVSMVNVGAKDDGNCLNSLASSGNKTFYTDQPMHVALPGIRQNAHRSDIMRYRSDLTGFLIGREIKNRTTREEMEKLEVFRQRKLEEEVIREMRMRREISMPQVGLGLSLVDSLLQPDVPGVPLLRRKDGLGTGKGLGTGIGFGTELEHGIDGRLLLAGSMDNGGFGDFPLQGQPRSAVHNDVALKPIINLRKEQVNPSHSSVAGTKRRFEEPIPQVVEDDAPLVNLRKKARKELKCPLCQVTVSCEQTMETHLNGKKHKAKERMLQGASKDSQDCEDVDVGVVELTEILDKTDARAQDVKERPKEFNADSKSLVDESKNSQDCGDDVDFGVLEHTEILEETSASTHDVKERPKESNADSQFYCRMCNFGTMSEELMEDHRMGEKHWNLLQQNGGCVITIKTMPDNMQYAREIKDTASRVIFE comes from the exons atgcagCTCAAGTTCGGAGCCGAGGACGATGTGAACGCCCCCAACATTCCGGCCTCTTCAGGCCACAAAAACTTCTACACTGACCAAGCAATGCACG TTGCTCTGCTCGGTAATCGACAAAACGCCCATCGGAGTGACATTGCGAGGTACCCACTTGATTTAACGGAGTGTATGATTGGGAGGGAAATAGATAACAGGAGGATAAGGGAAGAGATTTTGAACCTAGAGGTGTTTCGCCAGCGAAAGCTCGAGGAGGAGGTGATCAGGGAAACGTTGATAGAAAGGGAGATGATTTCGATGCCGCGGGTGGGGTCTTTGGTGGATTCTCTGCTGCGGCGGGATGTGCCGGGAGCTCCATTGCTTAGTAGAGGAGATGGGTTTAGGACTGGGATAGGATTTGGGACCGAATTGGAGGGTGGGATTGAAGGGAGGTTGTCGTTGGCGGGTCCGATGGACGACGGGGGTTTCAGAGGTTTTCATCTTCAGGGGCAACCGAGATCGGTTACGGTAAGTCGTGGTGTTATTAAACCCACCATTGACTTAGGAGAGGAACAGGTAGTCTCAATG GTCAATGTTGGAGCCAAGGACGATGGAAACTGCCTCAACAGTCTGGCCTCTTCAGGCAACAAAACCTTCTACACCGATCAACCAATGCACG TTGCTCTGCCGGGTATTCGTCAAAACGCCCATCGAAGTGACATAATGAGGTACCGGtctgatttgactgggtttctGATTGGGAGGGAAATAAAAAACAGGACGACAAGGGAAGAGATGGAGAAATTAGAGGTTTTCCGCCAACGAAAGCTTGAGGAGGAGGTGATTAGGGAAATGAGGATGAGAAGGGAGATTTCTATGCCGCAGGTGGGATTAGGGTTGTCTTTGGTGGATTCTCTGCTGCAGCCAGATGTACCGGGAGTTCCATTGCTTAGAAGAAAAGATGGGTTGGGGACTGGTAAAGGATTAGGGACTGGGATAGGATTTGGGACTGAATTGGAGCATGGGATTGATGGTAGGTTGTTGTTGGCGGGTTCAATGGACAATGGGGGTTTCGGAGATTTTCCTCTACAGGGGCAGCCGAGATCGGCAGTTCATAATGATGTTGCACTTAAACCCATCATCAACTTAAGAAAGGAACAG GTTAACCCTTCCCACTCAAGTGTTGCTGGGACAAAGAGGAGATTTGAAGAACCAATACCTCAAGTTGTAGAGGATGATGCTCCTTTGGTTAATTTGAGGAAGAAGGCACGGAAGGAGTTGAAATGTCCTCTCTGTCAGGTGACTGTCTCGTGCGAGCAGACTATGGAGACTCACTTAAACGGAAAGAAGCACAAGGCAAAGGAGAGGATGTTACAGGGAGCCAGTAAAGATTCGCAGGATTGTGAGGATGTGGATGTTGGAGTGGTGGAACTCACAGAGATATTGGACAAAACAGATGCCCGTGCTCAAGACGTGAAAGAAAGACCAAAGGAGTTCAATGCTGATTCCAAGTCATTGGTTGATGAAAGTAAAAATTCACAGGATTGTGGGGATGATGTGGATTTTGGAGTGCTGGAACACACAGAGATATTGGAGGAAACAAGTGCCAGCACTCATGACGTGAAAGAAAGACCAAAGGAGTCGAATGCTGATTCCCAATTCTACTGCAGAATGTGCAATTTTGGGACTATGAGCGAAGAACTCATGGAAGACCACCGGATGGGAGAGAAGCACTGGAATTTGTTGCAGCAAAATGGTGGTTGTGTCATTACCATAAAAACCATGCCTGATAACATGCAGTATGCCAGGGAAATCAAGGATACAGCATCCAGAGTAATATTCGAGTGA